The Mycobacterium paragordonae genome includes a region encoding these proteins:
- a CDS encoding siderophore-interacting protein — MGEQKASRGFAGAVLKLLRAGDYRLTVTGREEVSPHYHRLSFEAGGLLTAHEVHPTMWIRLWFADGDKSHQRGYTLVNPNPAADTFDIEFALHDGIASNWARAAQPGDTIEATVMGSKFAIPDPQPAGYIIVGDCASLPAINSLLTAIGDAPAQVFLEAGCDDDRHLPVVRDVDITWVDRKDGALLEAVRSAACDGGCHFGWVACDSRTTRSVVKVLREDFGIPRKSIKSQAYWVA, encoded by the coding sequence ATGGGCGAACAGAAGGCGTCTCGAGGTTTTGCCGGGGCAGTGCTGAAACTGCTGCGAGCGGGAGATTATCGGCTCACCGTGACCGGTCGGGAGGAAGTCAGCCCGCACTACCACCGGTTGAGCTTCGAGGCGGGCGGGTTGCTCACCGCGCATGAGGTGCATCCGACGATGTGGATCCGGTTGTGGTTCGCCGACGGCGACAAGTCACACCAACGCGGCTACACGCTGGTCAACCCCAACCCCGCGGCCGACACCTTCGACATCGAGTTCGCGCTGCACGACGGCATCGCATCGAACTGGGCGCGGGCTGCCCAGCCCGGCGACACCATCGAGGCGACCGTGATGGGCAGCAAGTTCGCCATTCCCGACCCGCAGCCGGCCGGGTACATCATCGTCGGTGACTGCGCCTCACTGCCCGCGATCAATTCGCTGCTGACGGCCATCGGCGATGCTCCCGCACAAGTGTTCCTGGAGGCCGGCTGCGACGACGACCGGCATCTACCGGTAGTGCGCGACGTCGACATCACCTGGGTGGACCGCAAGGACGGGGCGCTGCTGGAAGCGGTGCGGTCGGCGGCGTGTGACGGGGGTTGCCATTTCGGCTGGGTGGCCTGCGACAGCCGAACCACCCGCTCGGTTGTCAAGGTGCTGCGGGAGGACTTCGGGATTCCGCGGAAATCCATTAAGTCGCAAGCTTATTGGGTGGCCTGA
- a CDS encoding TetR/AcrR family transcriptional regulator, with protein sequence MAGDWLGDRRSEVAADRILDAAERLFTEQDPASVGMNEIARAAGCSRATLYRYFDSRESLRTAYVHRETHRLGRDILGRIERIEDPQERLVAGITATLRMVRENPALAAWFGSTRLPIGGEMAGQSQVITALASGFLASLGPAPGPDDAALERRARWAVRVIISMLMFPGRGEEDERAMIEEFVLPVLAPVSAGQATQ encoded by the coding sequence ATGGCGGGTGACTGGCTGGGCGACCGGCGCAGTGAAGTCGCCGCGGACCGGATCCTCGACGCTGCCGAGCGGCTGTTCACCGAGCAGGATCCCGCGTCGGTCGGCATGAACGAAATCGCCAGGGCCGCAGGCTGTTCCAGGGCGACGCTGTACCGGTACTTCGACAGCCGGGAATCGTTGCGCACCGCCTACGTACACCGCGAGACGCATCGGTTGGGACGCGACATCCTCGGGCGGATCGAACGCATCGAGGACCCACAGGAGCGGCTGGTGGCCGGGATCACCGCGACCTTGCGGATGGTTCGCGAAAACCCGGCACTGGCAGCATGGTTCGGCTCCACCCGGTTGCCGATCGGCGGTGAGATGGCGGGACAGTCGCAGGTGATCACCGCGCTGGCCTCCGGATTCCTCGCCTCATTGGGCCCCGCGCCAGGTCCCGACGACGCCGCCCTCGAACGCCGAGCGCGGTGGGCGGTGCGGGTGATCATCTCGATGCTGATGTTCCCCGGCCGCGGCGAGGAGGACGAGCGAGCGATGATCGAAGAGTTCGTGCTTCCGGTGCTGGCGCCGGTATCGGCCGGTCAGGCCACCCAATAA
- a CDS encoding FAD-binding oxidoreductase produces MVVTDPAVTEGYRQDRALDPSAGKPLAVVRPRHTEEVQTVVRWAAAHKVPVVTRGAGSGLSGGATAVDNGIVLSTEKMRDIAIDPVTRTAVCQPGLFNAEVKQAAASYGLWYPPDPSSYEICSIGGNIATNAGGLCCVKYGVTTDYVLGMQVVLADGTAVRLGGPRLKDVAGLSLTKLFVGSEGALGIVTEVTLRLLPAQNASSIVVASFATVESAVDAVLGVSARLRPSMLEFMDQVAINAVEDTLRMDLDRSAAAMLVAGSDERGRAGTEDAELMAAVFAEHGATEVFSTDDPDEGEAFVAARRFCIPAVEAKGSLLLEDVGVPLPALGALVTGIARIADERDLMISVIAHAGDGNTHPLLVFDPADAAMAERAQLAYGEIMDLAVGLGGTITGEHGVGRLKRPWLADYLGPDVMDLNRRIKAALDPDGILNPGSGI; encoded by the coding sequence ATGGTGGTCACCGATCCCGCCGTCACCGAGGGATACCGGCAGGACCGGGCGCTGGACCCGTCGGCGGGCAAGCCGCTGGCCGTGGTCCGGCCGCGGCACACCGAAGAGGTGCAGACCGTGGTGCGATGGGCTGCGGCGCACAAGGTGCCGGTGGTGACCCGCGGCGCGGGCAGCGGACTGTCCGGTGGCGCGACGGCGGTGGACAACGGCATCGTGCTCTCGACCGAGAAGATGCGCGACATCGCCATCGACCCGGTGACCCGCACCGCGGTGTGCCAGCCCGGGCTGTTCAACGCCGAGGTGAAGCAGGCCGCTGCCTCGTATGGGTTGTGGTATCCGCCGGATCCGTCGTCGTACGAGATCTGCAGCATCGGCGGCAATATCGCCACCAACGCCGGCGGTCTGTGCTGCGTCAAGTACGGCGTCACGACGGACTACGTGCTGGGCATGCAGGTGGTGCTGGCCGACGGCACGGCCGTCCGGCTGGGCGGGCCTCGCCTGAAAGACGTTGCGGGACTTTCTCTTACGAAGCTGTTCGTCGGCAGCGAAGGAGCGCTCGGGATCGTCACGGAGGTAACCCTGCGGTTGCTGCCGGCGCAGAACGCGTCGAGCATCGTGGTGGCCAGCTTCGCCACCGTCGAGTCGGCCGTCGACGCCGTGCTGGGAGTCAGTGCGCGCCTTCGGCCCTCGATGCTCGAGTTCATGGACCAGGTCGCGATCAACGCCGTCGAGGACACCTTGCGGATGGACCTGGACCGTTCGGCGGCCGCCATGCTGGTGGCCGGTTCGGACGAACGCGGGCGAGCCGGCACCGAGGATGCCGAGCTGATGGCCGCGGTATTCGCCGAACACGGTGCGACAGAAGTCTTTTCGACCGACGATCCGGACGAGGGCGAGGCGTTCGTCGCCGCCCGCCGGTTCTGCATCCCGGCGGTGGAGGCCAAGGGATCGCTGTTGCTCGAAGACGTCGGGGTGCCGTTGCCGGCGCTGGGGGCGCTGGTGACCGGTATCGCCCGGATCGCTGACGAGCGCGACCTGATGATCTCGGTGATCGCCCATGCCGGTGACGGCAACACGCACCCACTGTTGGTGTTCGACCCGGCCGACGCGGCCATGGCCGAGCGCGCCCAGCTGGCCTACGGCGAGATCATGGATCTGGCGGTCGGCCTGGGCGGGACCATCACCGGCGAGCACGGGGTCGGCCGGTTGAAGCGGCCGTGGCTGGCCGACTACCTCGGCCCCGATGTCATGGACCTGAACCGGCGCATCAAGGCGGCGCTGGACCCGGACGGAATCCTCAACCCCGGATCGGGGATCTAG
- a CDS encoding cytochrome P450 — MTAVMSHEAPAKFVLATAETWSDPWPMYRALRDHDPVHHVVPAGRPDHDYYVLSRHADVWAAARDHETFSSAQGLTVNYGDLDMIGLRDNPPMVMQDPPVHTQFRKLVSRGFTPRQVEAVEPKVREFVVERIEKIRARGEGDIVTELFKPLPSMVVAHYLGVPEQDWAQFDGWTQAIVAANTAEGGIAGALETVGDAVGTMMAYFTALIERRRTEPEDDTISHLVSAGVGADGDISGILSILGFTFTMVTGGNDTVTGMLGGSMPLLHERPDQRQLLVDDPGLIPDAVDELLRLTSPAQNLARTVTRDVTIENTTIPAGRRVLLVYGSANRDERQYGENAGELDVTRCPRNILTFSHGAHHCLGAAAARMQSRVALGELLGRCPDFEVDVDDIVWSGGSYVRRPLSVPIRVRA; from the coding sequence ATGACTGCGGTTATGTCTCATGAAGCCCCGGCGAAGTTCGTCCTGGCTACCGCCGAGACCTGGTCCGACCCGTGGCCGATGTACCGGGCGCTGCGGGACCACGACCCGGTGCATCACGTCGTGCCGGCGGGTCGTCCCGACCACGACTACTACGTGCTGTCCCGGCACGCCGACGTCTGGGCGGCGGCCCGCGATCACGAGACGTTCTCTTCCGCGCAGGGCCTGACCGTCAACTACGGCGACCTGGACATGATCGGGCTGCGGGATAACCCGCCGATGGTGATGCAGGACCCGCCGGTGCACACCCAGTTCCGCAAGCTGGTTTCGCGCGGTTTCACGCCGCGCCAGGTCGAGGCCGTCGAACCCAAGGTGCGCGAGTTCGTCGTCGAACGCATCGAGAAGATCCGCGCCCGCGGCGAGGGTGACATCGTCACCGAGTTGTTCAAGCCGCTGCCGTCCATGGTCGTCGCGCATTATCTCGGTGTGCCCGAGCAGGATTGGGCGCAATTCGACGGCTGGACCCAGGCCATCGTCGCGGCCAACACCGCCGAGGGCGGTATCGCCGGCGCGCTGGAGACCGTCGGGGACGCGGTGGGCACGATGATGGCCTACTTCACCGCCTTGATCGAGCGGCGCCGGACCGAGCCCGAGGATGACACGATATCCCACCTGGTCAGTGCCGGCGTCGGTGCGGACGGCGACATCTCCGGCATTCTGTCCATCCTGGGATTCACCTTCACCATGGTCACCGGCGGCAACGACACGGTCACCGGAATGCTCGGCGGCTCAATGCCTTTGCTGCACGAGCGGCCCGACCAGCGGCAGCTGCTGGTGGATGACCCCGGGCTGATCCCGGACGCCGTCGACGAACTGCTGCGGCTCACCTCGCCGGCGCAGAACCTGGCCCGCACGGTCACGCGCGACGTCACGATCGAGAACACCACCATCCCGGCCGGTCGCCGGGTGCTGCTGGTGTACGGGTCGGCCAACCGCGACGAACGCCAATACGGTGAAAACGCGGGCGAACTCGACGTCACCCGCTGCCCGCGCAACATTCTGACCTTCAGCCACGGCGCGCACCACTGCCTCGGGGCTGCCGCGGCGCGGATGCAGTCGCGGGTCGCACTGGGCGAATTGCTCGGTCGCTGCCCTGATTTCGAGGTCGACGTGGACGACATCGTGTGGTCCGGCGGCAGCTACGTGCGCCGCCCACTGTCGGTTCCCATCCGGGTGCGGGCCTGA